The genomic region CCATTCAAACATTTCGCCTTTGCATGCCTCATCGATGCCTGTAAGATCTCGTTGAAGTAACTGTCCTTcctataaacaaaataaaaatattttaaaacattTGTGGGCGGCTTGATACAGCCGTGTGACAATTACTTAATTTCTCGGGCATTTATTTAATCTATTACTTTTCCTCCCCTGAAGGTCATAATTTCCCGTTGTGAACTTTTGCATCCATATAATTATGATAAGACATCCTCTTATAATTATGATGtgattcaattattaaatcaCTGGGTACAATAGAAGTCCCTAAGCAGACGTTGGACTCATTTCACTTATtctattttaatgaaatttttacatctaaaaattctttggaattGTAACAGAAGCACATAATTGTTATTCATtttaagatgaaaaaatacccagagattttttcgttaataCCGAGCCATCGTCATAGAGATATACACGTAATCCCatcaaaaacaaattattctcATCTTGAATCAAAATGATTGACTCACGCTCATCAAGATATCAATCCGTAGCCCCACATTTTCGGAGTTCATGAACTGGTTGTTGTAGCACTTATCAATATTACCGAAGTGTTTGAGATAACCATTTAGACGTGTGGCTTGCAATAACCTGGTGCATTCCCCCACGTCCTTCCCTTCGACCCTAGCCTTTGTCAAACTTCCCTTGAAGtcacatgaaaattgaaaaaaaattactaaaaactAGTCGTAGCACAGACCATAAGAATccagaatttatttaataaaactcACTATGTGTTTCCTAACTTCGGCATCAGTAAGATCCTTTGCCTCTTGCTTGGCTTGGTGAAAAGCTTGGATTAAAGATGTCTGATTGTCAATTAACTGACGTTTATATTCTTCGAGACTCTTTCGAGTTTCACCTATGGAGTTTTCTAGCCATTTCACGACATCTGGATCGAGCATTGCCTCACTCttgaatttaaattgattATTACAATTTGTTTATCTATTAAAATTAACCAGGGTGTACACAGATAAATGTAACACTTACATGATTAATGCATAAGATTGCAAAAACAGCGAGAGTTGTGTATAGTATCATTTTACCATTGGCAGTGATGTTTAATATATTGTTGGGCATTCCTATTGGGATATCCTCTCTTCCCTACCATATTAGCTGTACTGTCCATTGCCAGTAATTCTCAATATATTTTCGGGTTTCCTTATCGGGATCGCCTCCCTTCCCTTCGCCCATTGTCTCATTACACGATGTCTAGCTAATAAAAAACCTCCGATAAATTCGAGCGTATGAATAATAGAGTCAATATTGAAGTTATCGTGAGCTGGCACAGTAACAGGggcacaataaaaaaaattccaaagcttTTCTCCAAAAGCGCAGGTTTGGTGGTCATTTAATGCACCAGACAAATTGTTTTTTGCTGGGGAACAGGGAGAGgcactgaaatattttcactcacaattttttttattaagaaaTCATTGTGAATTTATACATCTCATCCAAGTTAATACTCAAAACTAACTATAACGATAATTTCGAGTGTTTGATTGTTTTTATAAAGTACTTATTGAGCAGCTTGAACACATTTGCGAGCATCCCTCTTTGCCTTCTCGATTTCTACTTTGAAGTCCTTCAGGGGCACAATCACACATTTACCGATTTTAGCGTATGACAGGCCAACAGCAACAACAGCTTGTCCCTTAAGTTTTCCAACAGATGCTAGATAGACTCCAACAGATACTGAGACTTTTGGGATATTCTTAGCAATGCATGCCCTTGCAGCGATTTCCTTGTCAGATGCACATTCGGCTTCAATCTCCTCAATTCTAGCTAGGATTTCTACACCTCTCTGGAAGGttaaatcataaaatatatatgaagTGATGATTCTGATGTGGTCTAGGGAGAATGCATATGGGCTTCTTGACTTCTTAAATTGGTTgcaattttttcgaattagGTTTCAATTGATTGTCTCATTATAGATGAAAAATGAACACGATGGGCAGAGCAAAGTTATGAATTATctattggaaaattgaattcaactcACGGCTATTGATGAGTCGATACCAGCTTCAACAGGTGCAGCATTAGGAATGTTGTTTTGAAGGCATTTCTCCAATAGAGGTGAAACTTTGTTCTGAGCGTCATTGAGTTGTCCTTCCAGACTGGTCAGGCATTCAGGTCCCTTGCCCTCAAATTCTTTTCTAGCTGTAGCAACTGAGTGGGCTACAACACCTCTGAAATTCTCCGTGAAAGCTTGGAGCTTCTTGTTTTGGTCCTCTGCTACACGACCCTTGCGTTGTTGTAAGCCAATCTGGACTCTTTGTACGGTTTCATTCAGGTGATTCATCACTGGGGAGACACTGGCTTCATTCTGAAATCATGTTCATGGAATTAGGGAGGATGTGGCAAATGCTTCTATAATTGCCTGGAGAAACCAAAATTGTGTACAAGTTTTTGATGGATAGAGTTATCAAtgattttgatttattttgtcAGAGTTATGACAAAGTAGGAAAACTCGTCAAAGTGAGGAACTTACCTGGCAGATGAAGGCCGCCAAGACAACAAGAATCACTCCGTAGCAGTTCATGATTTAGGGAAAATGTCAGTTGCTTCTCGAATGAGGTAATTCGATATTTGATGCAGAAATCATTTCGCATGTCATTTATATACCCAAAAAATACCTCCCACTCTGTTTGATCATGCGGTGCAAACAAAAATGATACGTGATTAACGATGATTGACAATTCGCAAGATTCGAGATACCGATCTGTTCGGCATTCAACATACATAACTATTGTTTTTTGGCTGAATCAGCATGAAATCGTAGGTGATGGGAAAGATTTCTGAGAAGTGATTTTTCCAGACTTATGTCCAATGTCAACAAGGGAAAAACGATACGTAATTCGACGAATGTTCGTATTTTTGGTTCTAAATTTATCCGATAAGACCTGGAGAGGTTTAACTATTTCGTACTCTTCAGATATAATTGTGTCAATATCTTGAAGAAGATACATGCAAATTTTGAAAACTACACTGAGAATACAAATGATCTTCGCTCGATCTTTCTTCATCGAGATATgtacttattttttaaataactatTTCTCCATTTGTCTCATTCCCAGGTAATCTTGATTATCTTTCAGATATGTCGATGATATTGGTCTGTTATATGATTGTATTAGTTATCACTTTGGATGAGCAGTCTCAATAATTGTCAACatcaaaaataaatcgaaGTTCTACATTTTAgaacgcaaaaaaattatgaaacattAATCATCAGGGGAATTCAATTAAGATCATATTGATATAATTGAAACCTAGATACGGTGTTTAAAAATACCCCAATTAGAGAattagattttgaaaaaacgaGTGCTGtttcaaataaacaaatattttgcGAAAGACACATTTTTCGAAGTGAAAATTGTTGAGTCTATCGTATGTTCTGTCtccaatcgaaaaaaatatttaaatatttttaatttttccatcattgtgaatttttcttctgtCTGGTCgactctctttcactctctgggTGAGCCAAGACTCCTCAAGAGAATCCCGTGGAATCCGTATAAGGTGATGGCCTACTACCTCGCTCCACGCATATCCATGAATTTTACACATATATAATCCCTACCGATAAAGTGAGGCCACTCTGTCCGCACATTCAAGTTGCCTTCATCCCATCAAATCCAATGTCCACGTTACCATGGATCCGTCAGTACTTGGGTATGAGCTAAATAAATCCCGGCCGCATGTGCTTACGCcatgaaaaagagaaaaaacccTGAAGACTGACAAGTACCGAAGCAATATTCCTCCCATCCTCGTGTCGTTTTATTCTAGTTTTATTCGAGTGTGCGTACAACCTCGTATTCAAGTGGGGTTACTTTCTCGCCTCCGGCAAGGCAAAACGCATCTAGGCTCATTTCAAGTGAAACGTTTTCCATCGTTTTACATGTAACTACAACGAGaccataaatatttaaaagataCCCCATAACTGACCACTGccttgttatttttattttattaatcgtAAATACACGATAATTTTCTTGACTTTTAATCCATCATTTCACAAATGATCAGAGCAAATGTTAATGTTAATCAGCTCATGTGTAAACAATTCGGCTGGTGATGCGATAAGAGCCGTCGACCCAGTTGacgaatattttaatttccagACATTTCTCGACACTCACAATCAAATATCAGGTACACAAATGTTGGTTTTTGTGGCAGTGACCTTATCATGTGGCATCAGAGGGCATTCGATGAATTTCCCCTTCGTATAACTCCATGCAAacatttgcaaaaattatattttttatttgtctttgacattgaaaaaaaaacgtgtgaTGTGCAGCCGTAGGTTAATTGAATCGTCCTCAGTTTCACCtgtcattcaatattttcacagtaagaagtgaatttaattcgattattttcttttctgaGATGTTTAAacgtttggaaaaaaaaaataactgagaCCCACATTCGCCACTGCGTGTGTATGAATAAATGAGCATCCATATTTGTACATAGACACACGTGCAAACCGTTACTTGTAATTGCTAGAGGTTTGAGATAATCTCCTCACAAATTTCCTGGTATGATATCAAATGGATATAAACAACGTCAgcatcattttttctttttacctGAAGTGATCACCCTCGATCTCTTGTTTCAACTAGCGCAGGATAAAGTGTTactgataattaaataatatgatATGTTTTTGCATCGTGGATGAAGGGAGATGATAAAAATGGCTAGTGACACCGATAGATTGGTTTCAATCTCCCGACACTTGTATTAGTTTACTTCTGAGTATTTTTCGAATCATTTTGCCAGTTTGTTCAGATATCTATCGATTAGATGTCTTATAGCGAATCTTTATGTGCTCTTGATAGCAGGGGCCTGATAACGACTGGTGAagttcataaaataaatcgtAGATGTGGTCAGTTGAAGTAAATCTTTGGAGAAAAAACGTAATCTGGAATTTGATGCCAAAttgaatgatatttccagTTTCTGAATGGCATCAAGTCGAGAATTTAACAGTGATATGGTACAGGGAGATAAGCTGACTTATTTTTCGTTGagtttttgggaaaaaatttaagaatctgtgaaaaataacagaattTACGTAGAATTTCTTTAGTATTGCATATGAAAGCCGAATGAGTAATGTAagatatgtatttttttatttttataaataaagaaaagagTTGTAT from Diachasmimorpha longicaudata isolate KC_UGA_2023 chromosome 1, iyDiaLong2, whole genome shotgun sequence harbors:
- the LOC135164722 gene encoding uncharacterized protein LOC135164722 isoform X1, which encodes MPNNILNITANGKMILYTTLAVFAILCINHSEAMLDPDVVKWLENSIGETRKSLEEYKRQLIDNQTSLIQAFHQAKQEAKDLTDAEVRKHIGSLTKARVEGKDVGECTRLLQATRLNGYLKHFGNIDKCYNNQFMNSENVGLRIDILMSEGQLLQRDLTGIDEACKGEMFEWICARLRLSTLKYSKLIWQTKTMSKVKQPESSFTTEKFGECVDSAVSEFKKILNSLDAMIDMCLAGISTAPRLPMLPPLDDLSNYPFTPNSGDTFYINKVTTANKVTTIYH
- the LOC135164722 gene encoding uncharacterized protein LOC135164722 isoform X2, producing the protein MNCYGVILVVLAAFICQNEASVSPVMNHLNETVQRVQIGLQQRKGRVAEDQNKKLQAFTENFRGVVAHSVATARKEFEGKGPECLTSLEGQLNDAQNKVSPLLEKCLQNNIPNAAPVEAGIDSSIARGVEILARIEEIEAECASDKEIAARACIAKNIPKVSVSVGVYLASVGKLKGQAVVAVGLSYAKIGKCVIVPLKDFKVEIEKAKRDARKCVQAAQ